The DNA window TATCCGCCCGGTCGAGAATGTGGTGGTACCGATCTCTCGGCATCTGCAACTCGTCGAACTGACCGAGCGCACCTGCAAATGGCCGAACGGCGATCCGTTGTCGGAGGACTTCAATTTCTGCGGCAACGAAGCCGCAGAAACCGGTCCATATTGCAAATACCACGCCCGCGTGGCCTTCCAGCCGGCGGCGGAGCGCAGGCGCAATCGCTGAGCGCCAAGTAGTGAGTAGTGAATTTCACTACTTACTAATTTCTACTGACTTACCTTACAGCCAGCCATTCTTGCGAAACCGCCAGTAGAGAACCGCGCAGATCGCCGCGATGGTCGCCAGCACCATCGGGTAGCCATATTCCATCTTCAGTTCCGGCATGTCGGTGAAGTTCATGCCGTAGATGCCGGCGAATGCCGTCGGCACGGCCAGAATGGCCGCCCAGGAGGCAAGTTTCTTCGAGATCGCCGTTTCCTGGCTCTGACCGACCAGCAGGCTTGCCTCGAACGCGAACGCCAGCACCTCGCGCAAACTGTCGATCTTTTCCTGGACAGTGCGGATGTGGTCGGTCACGTCGCGAAACAGCGGGTGCATGGCTGAATGGATTTGCGGCAGGTCGGCGCTGGTCAGCCGGCGGCAGACTTCCACCAGCGGCAGCGCCGCGTTGCGCAGGCGCAGGAGATCGCGGCGCAGCATATAGAGCCGCTCGATGTCGGGACCGGTCATCGGCTTCAGCAGGACCTTGTCTTCGATCGCCTCGACCTCGTCCTCGATCTGCTCGAGAACGGGCATGTAGTTGTCGACGATGAAATCGAGAATGGCATAGAGGACGAAATCCTCGCCCTTGGCCAATGAATGCGGGCAGCTTTCCCAATGCTGGCGAACGGCGGCGTAGGAGGTCGACGGGCCATGCCTGACGCTGACGATATAGCCCGAGCCAACGAACAGATGCGTCTCGCCGAAGGTCACCCGTCCTTCGATCAGCTGCGCGGTGCGGGCGACGATGAACAGCGCGTCACCATATTGCTCGAGCTTCGGCCGCTGGTGCGGATGCTCGGCATCCTCGATCGCCAGTTCGTGCAGATGGAATTGTGCCTGGACGCGCAGCAGAAGGTCACGGTCCGGTTCGAGCAGCCCGATCCAGACGACGTGTCCCGATTTCTTGGCCCAGTCGCCGGCTTCCTCGATCGGAATATCGGCAATACGCCGCCCGGCGGTGTAGACACTGGAGGCGATGATGCCTGACGTTGGCGCGGCAGGCTTGAACTCTCGGACATATTCCATCGCAGCCTCCTGAAGGCAGGACCTTTATCAAGGCCTGAGAAGCTTAACGCCGGGATAGTTTAGCGCAATATGATCTAGCGTTCGAGGGGAAGAGCGTTCATTTCGCCGGCAGCGTCGCGGAAAGACTTATCTTATCGGTCTTGTCGCCTTTCGGCCGCTCGGCCGGCATCTGGTCGCCAGTGACGATGTAATAGATGGTTTCGGCGATGTTGGTGGCGTGATCGCCGATGCGCTCGATGTTTTTGGCGCAGAACAGAAGATGCGTGCAGGGTGTGATGTTGCGCGGATCCTCCATCATGTAGGTCAGCAATTCACGGAACAGCGACGTGTACATGGCATCGATCTGGTCGTCGCGGTCACGCACGAAGCCGATCTTGTCGACCGAGCGCGAGGCATAGACGTCGAGCACTTCCTTGAGCTGCGTCAGCGCCAGGTTGGCCAGCGCCTCCAGGCCACGAAACAGGCTGGTTGGCTGACGGCCGTCGGTGACGGCGACCACCCGCTTGGCGACATTCTTGCCGAGGTCGCCGACCCGTTCGAGATCGGCGGAGATGCGGATGGCGCCGACGATCTCGCGCAGGTCCGTCGCCATCGGCTGGCGTTTGGCGATGATGATGATCGCCTTGTCGTCGATCTCGCGCTGCCCTTCATCGAGCACGGCGTCATCGCGAATGACTTTCTGGGCCAGTCCCGGATCGGCATTGACGAGAGCGGCGACCGCCTGCTCGACCATGCGCTCTGCATGGCCGCCCATAGCGGCGATGCGCTTCGACAGATATTTCAGCTCCTCGTCATAGGCGCTCATGATGTGCACGGACTGCATGAATGAAATGCCTTCCCACGGGTTCTTTACTTTGAGTCGTTTCCTCGAATCCCCGCTGATACGCTAGCGGGATGACAGAAAAAAGAAACGGTCCAGGGGAAAACTAGGGCGAGATCAGTGCGTCGGCAAATGAACCGAGAAGGCGGCGCCCTTGCCGACCTCGGATTTGATCGTCAGCCTGGCGTTATGGCGCGTCAGAATATGCTTGACGATCGACAGGCCGAGGCCGGTGCCTTTCTGGGTCCGGCTGGTCTCGACGTCGATGCGATAGAAGCGCTCGGTGATGCGAGGAATGTGTTCCTCGGGAATGCCGGGGCCGAAATCCCGGATCGTCACGTCGATGCCGGGTTCGGAATCGAGGTCGCCGCGCGCGATCGACACCAGGACACGGCCGCCCGACTGGCCGTATTTGCAGGCGTTTTCCAGGAGATTCTCGAAAACCTGGAACAACTCGTCGCGATCGCCCGGCACATTGAGAGGCCCCTTGGCGAAATCACGCTCGATGGCAACGCTGTTTTCGCGGGCAAGCGGGGCCAGCGAATCGATGACGCTGTCGACGGTCTGGCGCAGGTCGACCTCCGTCCCGGGCTTCAGATACGGCTTCATCTCAAGCCGGGACAATGACAGGAGATCATCGATCAGCCGCGCCATG is part of the Mesorhizobium loti genome and encodes:
- a CDS encoding magnesium and cobalt transport protein CorA; the encoded protein is MEYVREFKPAAPTSGIIASSVYTAGRRIADIPIEEAGDWAKKSGHVVWIGLLEPDRDLLLRVQAQFHLHELAIEDAEHPHQRPKLEQYGDALFIVARTAQLIEGRVTFGETHLFVGSGYIVSVRHGPSTSYAAVRQHWESCPHSLAKGEDFVLYAILDFIVDNYMPVLEQIEDEVEAIEDKVLLKPMTGPDIERLYMLRRDLLRLRNAALPLVEVCRRLTSADLPQIHSAMHPLFRDVTDHIRTVQEKIDSLREVLAFAFEASLLVGQSQETAISKKLASWAAILAVPTAFAGIYGMNFTDMPELKMEYGYPMVLATIAAICAVLYWRFRKNGWL
- the phoU gene encoding phosphate signaling complex protein PhoU — its product is MQSVHIMSAYDEELKYLSKRIAAMGGHAERMVEQAVAALVNADPGLAQKVIRDDAVLDEGQREIDDKAIIIIAKRQPMATDLREIVGAIRISADLERVGDLGKNVAKRVVAVTDGRQPTSLFRGLEALANLALTQLKEVLDVYASRSVDKIGFVRDRDDQIDAMYTSLFRELLTYMMEDPRNITPCTHLLFCAKNIERIGDHATNIAETIYYIVTGDQMPAERPKGDKTDKISLSATLPAK